From a region of the Sesamum indicum cultivar Zhongzhi No. 13 linkage group LG3, S_indicum_v1.0, whole genome shotgun sequence genome:
- the LOC105157288 gene encoding uncharacterized protein LOC105157288 (The sequence of the model RefSeq protein was modified relative to this genomic sequence to represent the inferred CDS: added 39 bases not found in genome assembly), which yields MQEQLGIPACFSSSGEKLADDPVAVARSGQNVFMSVYRTKMADQCRLITVTWCKNLLLHGLSVSVEGPDGDSQYTCKVELKPWYFWKKQGSKRFNVDGKPVDVFWDLRVAKFNGETEPTSDYYVAVVCDDEVVLLLGNLRKEAYRKTGCRPALIDPMLVSRKEHIFGKRKFITRVKFHDKGSFHEISIECKNKTSNPSDGAEPEMEIRIDGHLVIHVKHLQWKFRGNESVHLNKARIEVFWDVHDWLFSPGLRHALFIFKPTLLSMSSSTPPSSLPSTPLSSRTGSSSSTSDGFGGSGAPDFCLFLYAWKVE from the exons ATGCAAGAACA GCTCGCCGACGATCCTGTTGCTGTCGCCAGGTCCGGCCAAAACGTTTTCATGTCTGTCTACCGGACGAAGATGGCCGATCAATGTCGTTTGATCACCGTCACCTGGTGCAAGAACCTCCTCCTCCACGGCCTGTCGGTGTCGGTCGAAGGGCCCGATGGAGACAGCCAGTATACCTGCAAAGTTGAGCTCAAGCCCTGGTACTTCTGGAAGAAACAAGGGTCGAAGCGATTCAACGTCGACGGTAAGCCCGTCGACGTTTTCTGGGATCTCAGGGTTGCGAAATTCAACGGAGAGACTGAGCCGACGTCGGACTACTATGTAGCTGTCGTGTGTGATGACGAGGTTGTTCTGCTTCTTGGCAATTTGAGGAAAGAGGCTTATAGAAAGACAGGCTGCAGGCCTGCACTCATTGACCCCATGTTGGTGTCTAGAAAAGAGCACATATTCGGTAAGAGGAAGTTTATTACAAGAGTTAAGTTCCATGACAAGGGCAGTTTCCATGAAATATCAATCGAGTGCAAGAACAAAACCAGCAATCCGTCGGACGGGGCCGAGCCCGAAATGGAGATTCGGATCGATGGGCATTTGGTCATCCATGTGAAGCATTTGCAATGGAAGTTCAGAGGGAATGAGTCAGTTCATCTCAACAAGGCAAGAATTGAGGTTTTCTGGGATGTCCATGATTGGCTTTTTAGCCCTGGTTTAAGGCACGCCTTGTTTATTTTCAAGCCGACTTTATTGTCCATGTCGTCGTCCACGCCACCCTCATCCTTGCCATCGACGCCGCTGTCGTCCCGGACAGGGAGTTCGAGCTCCACGTCGGATGGGTTTGGAGGGAGCGGAGCTCCTGACTTTTGCCTATTCCTTTATGCCTGGAAGGTGGAATGA